One genomic window of Pungitius pungitius chromosome 11, fPunPun2.1, whole genome shotgun sequence includes the following:
- the cnih4 gene encoding protein cornichon homolog 4: MEAAVFILSLVDCCALIFLSVYFIITLSDLECDYINARACCSKLNKWVIPEMVGQCLSTMLMLVSMHWFTFFLNLPVAAWNIYRYAKVPMGNMGVFDPTEIHNRGQLKSHMKEAMIKLGYHLLCFFIYLYSMILALIND, translated from the exons ATGGAGGCGGCAGTGTTCATTCTATCACTTGTGGACTGCTGTGCACTGATTTTCCTCTCGGTGTACTTT ATTATCACCCTGTCTGATCTAGAATGTGACTACATCAATGCTAGAGCCTGCTGCTCCAAGCTGAACAAA TGGGTAATTCCAGAGATGGTTGGCCAATGTCTTTCCACTATGCTGATGTTGGTCTCCATGCACTGGTTCACCTTCTTCCTCAATCTGCCTGTAGCAGCCTGGAACATTTATAG ATATGCAAAGGTTCCAATGGGAAACATGGGCGTGTTTGACCCCACTGAGATACACAACCGAGGTCAGCTCAAGTCCCACATGAAGGAGGCCATGATTAAACTGGGTTACCACCTGCTGtgcttctttatttatttgtatag TATGATCCTGGCTCTTATCAACGACTGA
- the LOC134132867 gene encoding uncharacterized protein LOC134132867, with the protein MSQISKDSHYEGALIEQETRKIDESCVLQKEVQPEELRKGERARTLTEKGREFQREKTKGLLLRFDSIYERWKALTKLAKKSVTRQDPSNILQENINTIQRELSELNNVYDEYRRMDSPAHEMRRKLDNCTSVTKVVVQNAQSQIQGIEEELIWPDASSVFASTTSSVSSPNSKRSRAISNRSNASSIKRQEAAAEYAATQAVLKIMAEQDCQQEKLQRLEVEDRLIVADQEAAARTRRLQQEREETERKIEKEKQEATLLKKQQEENAERKKSVEDLKRELERLEELKRLNAARARLQIYNEDTFQPEQELTSCRFELPMPEQAINQENPVNPQRQPLGEVAPSSILQNETGELVKVLAEAISANRLPIPEPTIFSGDPLKFNHWKSSFQTLVERKNIPTTEKIFFLQKYVGGAAREALEGYFLIDSEHSYCAAWNLLNERYGDPFVIAKAFRDKLHAWPKLASRESAELRRFVDFLRSCEAAIVHIESLKVLNDDIENQRLTAKLPDWLSTRWNRRATQYQMEHRRFPSFNYFVTFLTMEANIACNPITSYHALQQSQPDKAKIKSQTIVATKAQSARIFTTNASERTIPTCVFCKKLGHSLHKCHRFVETPVADRVKFIQSERLCFGCLSPGHQSKSCSSRLACDTCSKRHPTCLHEDRSKQEQRRESSKEMSCSNERKPQSTQRQDNIKESTSNRVVQDGNSTQTSAIVPVYVSTLKDSNKEVLVYALLDSQSDSSFILEEVANVLDTDMEPVNLKLSTMSSKGTIVPCKRLKDLQIRGLFSSKKITVPTIYSREFIPANRTHIPTQETAKAWPHLQHLAEHIAPPKECEIGLLIGYNCPQALMPRAVVCGEDDQPFAQKTDLGWSIVSYGDPLEHYSDVIGVSHRIIVKQVTPETNPKVKLKREVHYVCKTQIKEVISPEDVIKVLESDFSERLVEDVTVSQEDLLFLAKLREGIKHKPDGHYEMPLPFKRDRPTLPNNKSCAVQRLRCLERKLKRDHKYCSDYVNFMKDVIARGDAERVPEEELDNQPAWYIPHHGVYHPHKPGKIRVVFDCSARFKDTSLNDHLLTGPELTNTLVGVLCRFRRCPVAVMCDVERMFHQFHVRPEDQDYLRFLWWENGDLESSPSIFRMKVHLFGAASSPGCANFGLKHLAAESRDQFDQKTVKFIERNFYVDDGLVSVASDAEAINLIKEARQLCSTGKLRLHKFVSNSGNVLKAIPKEECAESVKDLDMALGEPLMERALGVQWCLSSDDFQFRVAVKEHPLTRRGVLSTVASIYDPLGFVAPFILLGKQILQQLCRDKVGWDEPLPEETRTQWESWLQDLQNLSDVRIKRCYVPANFSEVKQYQLHHFSDASVTGYGECTYLRAINTSGDVHCSLVMGKARVAPTKVTTIPRLELSAAVVAARISVMLRNELEINGLQEYFWTDSKVVLGYINNEARRFHVFVANRIQRIKSTSDPQQWRFVRSEDNPADHASRGLKADQLVSSTWFKGPEFLWKQELPVEDVKANEVIDSDPELRKAQAFNTKAKEERTLLDRLTKFSDWKRAVKAIARLKHYAKQVKGLISKTSQVTCVGERKEAELFIIKLVQTEAFGNEIKSIKKCKNVNPKDKTNKLHKLCPFIDEYGLLTLP; encoded by the coding sequence atgtcacaaataaGCAAAGATAGTCATTATGAAGGCGCACTCATAGAACAAGAGACAAGGAAGATCGATGAGTCCTGCGTCCTACAAAAAGAAGTTCAGCCAGAAGAGCTGCGAAAAGGTGAAAGAGCCCGCACATTAacagaaaaaggaagagaatttcaaagagaaaaaacaaaagggctaCTACTTCGCTTTGACAGCATATATGAACGTTGGAAGGCTTTAACTAAGCTGGCAAAGAAATCTGTAACAAGACAGGATCCCAGTAACATCCTACAAGAAAACATCAACACTATTCAAAGAGAATTATCTGAGCTGAATAATGTTTATGACGAATACAGAAGGATGGACAGCCCAGCTCACGAAATGCGCCGCAAGCTGGACAATTGCACATCAGTCACAAAAGTCGTCGTACAAAACGCACAATCTCAAATCCAGGGCATAGAAGAAGAACTGATTTGGCCAGATGCAAGCTCTGTATTTGCATCTACAACGTCGAGCGTTTCATCTCCAAACTCCAAGCGTTCGAGGGCCATTTCCAATCGCTCTAATGCATCCTCGATTAAAAGacaagaagctgctgcagagtATGCAGCCACCCAAGCTGTGTTAAAGATTATGGCTGAACAAGATTGCCAGCAAGAGAAACTGCAAAGACTTGAAGTTGAAGATAGACTGATAGTTGCAGACCAAGAAGCAGCTGCACGTACTCGCCGTCTTCAGcaagaaagagaagagactgaGCGTAAGATAGAAAAGGAGAAGCAAGAAGCTACTCTCTTAAAGAAACAGCAAGAAGAAAATGCTGAAAGGAAAAAATCTGTAGAGGACCTGAAAAGAGAGCTTGAGCGTTTGGAAGAGCTAAAGAGACTGAATGCAGCCAGAGCAAGGCTTCAAATCTACAATGAAGATACGTTCCAACCAGAGCAAGAGCTAACATCATGTAGGTTTGAGTTGCCTATGCCTGAGCAAGCAATTAATCAGGAGAACCCTGTGAATCCACAACGTCAACCTCTAGGAGAAGTAGCTCCGAGCAGCATACTTCAAAACGAAACAGGAGAGCTGGTGAAGGTTCTAGCTGAAGCAATATCAGCAAATAGACTACCCATTCCAGAGCCTACCATCTTTAGTGGAGATCCACTCAAGTTTAACCATTGGAAGTCTTCTTTCCAGACACtagtggagagaaaaaatattCCAACCACAGAAAAAATCTTCTTCCTCCAGAAATATGTGGGAGGAGCAGCAAGGGAAGCTCTGGAAGGTTACTTTCTGATTGATTCAGAACATTCATATTGCGCAGCATGGAACCTACTCAACGAACGATACGGAGATCCGTTCGTAATTGCCAAAGCCTTCAGAGACAAGTTACATGCATGGCCAAAACTAGCCTCTAGAGAGAGTGCCGAGTTGAGAAGATTTGTGGACTTCTTACGTAGCTGTGAAGCTGCTATTGTTCACATTGAAAGCCTAAAGGTTCTTAACGATGACATTGAAAATCAAAGACTCACTGCCAAACTACCTGACTGGTTGAGTACTAGATGGAACCGAAGAGCCACACAATATCAAATGGAACACAGAAGATTTCCtagctttaattattttgttacattcCTGACAATGGAAGCTAATATTGCATGCAACCCAATAACCTCTTACCATGCATTACAACAAAGCCAACCTGATAAAGCGAAGATCAAGAGCCAAACCATAGTGGCCACTAAAGCCCAAAGTGCAAGGATCTTCACAACCAATGCAAGTGAAAGAACCATACCCACATGTGTGTTTTGCAAGAAGTTAGGACACAGTCTACACAAGTGTCACAGATTTGTCGAAACACCAGTTGCTGATCGAGTGAAGTTCATTCAAAGCGAGAGACTATGCTTCGGATGTTTGAGCCCCGGTCATCAATCCAAGAGTTGCAGTAGCCGGCTGGCCTGTGACACCTGCTCAAAACGTCATCCTACATGCTTACACGAAGATCGCTCAAAGCAAGAACAAAGGAGAGAATCTTCTAAAGAAATGAGCTGTAGCAATGAAAGAAAGCCACAATCAACACAACGACAAGACAACATCAAGGAAAGCACATCTAACAGAGTTGTGCAAGATGGAAACAGTACACAGACTTCAGCAATAGTTCCTGTTTATGTGTCAACTCTAAAGGATTCAAACAAGGAAGTTCTTGTCTATGCACTGCTAGATTCACAAAGCGATTCTTCATTCATTCTTGAGGAAGTAGCAAACGTTCTGGATACAGACATGGAACCAGTGAATTTGAAATTATCGACAATGTCGTCAAAGGGAACGATTGTACCTTGTAAAAGACTCAAAGACTTACAAATAAGAGGGCTATTCTCCTCTAAGAAGATAACAGTACCAACAATATACAGTCGCGAATTCATACCAGCTAATAGGACACATATTCCAACTCAAGAGACTGCTAAAGCATGGCCTCATCTGCAACATCTCGCAGAACACATTGCACCACCAAAAGAATGCGAAATTGGTCTGCTTATTGGGTACAACTGCCCTCAAGCGCTAATGCCTAGAGCAGTCGTGTGTGGGGAAGATGACCAACCCTTCGCTCAGAAAACTGATCTAGGTTGGAGCATAGTGAGTTATGGGGACCCACTGGAGCACTACAGTGATGTAATTGGAGTAAGCCATCGCATCATCGTAAAGCAAGTGACACCTGAAACAAACCCGAAGGTCAAGCTCAAAAGAGAAGTTCATTACGTCTGCAAGACTCAGATCAAGGAAGTGATCAGTCCAGAGGATGTAATTAAGGTGCTGGAATCTGACTTCAGTGAAAGGTTGGTGGAAGATGTCACTGTCTCTCAGGAGGACCTCCTCTTCTTGGCCAAGCTGAGAGAGGgaatcaaacacaaaccagatGGTCATTATGAAATGCCCTTACCATTCAAACGAGACAGACCAACTCTACCAAACAACAAGTCATGTGCTGTGCAGCGTTTAAGGTGCTTGGAACGGAAGCTCAAGAGAGACCATAAATACTGCTCAGACTACGTCAACTTCATGAAGGACGTCATCGCTCGGGGCGACGCAGAAAGAGTtccagaagaagaactagaCAATCAACCAGCCTGGTATATTCCCCACCACGGAGTATACCACCCTCACAAGCCTGGGAAGATCCGCGTTGTTTTTGATTGTTCAGCTAGGTTCAAAGACACATCACTGAATGATCACCTTCTTACAGGACCAGAGCTCACAAACACCTTGGTGGGAGTTCTATGCAGATTTCGCAGGTGCCCAGTTGCGGTTATGTGCGATGTGGAGCGAATGTTCCATCAGTTCCATGTAAGACCTGAAGACCAAGACTACCTGAGGTTCTTATGGTGGGAGAATGGCGACTTGGAGTCTTCACCGTCAATTTTCCGGATGAAAGTTCACCTGTTTGGGGCAGCCTCCTCACCTGGTTGTGCCAATTTTGGTCTTAAACATCTAGCTGCTGAAAGTCGGGACCAATTTGACCAGAAGACAGTTAAATTTATCGAAAGAAATTTCTATGTTGACGATGGACTGGTCAGCGTGGCGTCTGATGCTGAGGCAATCAACCTCATCAAAGAAGCAAGACAGCTTTGCAGCACAGGCAAGCTCAGACTGCATAAGTTTGTGTCTAACAGCGGCAATGTATTAAAAGCCATACCAAAGGAAGAGTGCGCTGAAAGCGTCAAAGACCTCGACATGGCTCTCGGAGAGCCACTCATGGAAAGAGCTCTCGGTGTTCAATGGTGTCTGTCCTCTGATGACTTTCAGTTCAGAGTCGCAGTCAAGGAGCACCCACTGACAAGAAGAGGGGTGCTATCTACGGTAGCCTCCATCTACGACCCATTAGGGTTCGTAGCCCCATTTATTCTCCTCGGAAAGCAGATATTGCAGCAACTGTGTCGAGACAAAGTTGGTTGGGACGAGCCACTCCCAGAAGAAACCAGAACACAGTGGGAATCATGGCTACAAGATCTTCAAAACTTATCTGATGTAAGGATCAAAAGGTGCTATGTTCCAGCAAACTTCAGTGAAGTCAAACAGTACCAGCTTCACCACTTCTCCGACGCCAGCGTCACAGGCTACGGGGAGTGCACTTATCTCAGAGCCATCAACACCAGCGGAGATGTACACTGTTCATTAGTCATGGGTAAGGCACGTGTTGCACCGACAAAGGTCACCACAATACCCCGACTTGAGTTATCTGCAGCAGTAGTAGCAGCAAGGATAAGTGTCATGCTTAGAAATGAGCTCGAGATCAATGGCCTTCAAGAATACTTTTGGACGGACTCAAAGGTTGTTCTGGGATATATAAACAATGAGGCAAGAAGGTTCCACGTGTTTGTGGCAAACAGAATCCAAAGAATTAAATCAACTTCAGATCCCCAGCAATGGCGATTTGTACGCTCTGAAGACAATCCGGCGGATCATGCTTCAAGAGGTCTAAAGGCAGATCAGCTCGTCAGTTCTACTTGGTTCAAAGGCCCAGAGTTTCTGTGGAAACAAGAGTTGCCCGTAGAAGATGTTAAAGCGAATGAGGTCATTGACAGCGATCCAGAACTTCGAAAGGCCCAGGCGTTCAACACCAAAGCAAAGGAGGAAAGGACACTGCTAGACCGCTTGACAAAATTCTCTGACTGGAAAAGAGCTGTTAAAGCTATTGCTCGGCTCAAACACTACGCAAagcaggtcaaaggtctcaTTTCTAAAACAAGTCAAGTCACATGCGTCGGGGAAAGAAAGGAAGCTGAGCTTTTCATAATCAAATTGGTTCAAACGGAAGCATTTGGCAATGAAATCAAAAGCATAAAGAAATGCAAGAACGtcaacccaaaagacaaaacaaacaagctaCACAAGCTATGTCCCTTCATAGATGAGTATGGTTTGCTAACACTACCATGA